From a single Stigmatopora nigra isolate UIUO_SnigA chromosome 21, RoL_Snig_1.1, whole genome shotgun sequence genomic region:
- the fam135b gene encoding protein FAM135B, producing MSEVQGTLEFSVELHKFHNVDLFQRGFYQVRTGLKVSPRVLHRLIVTTQDNASECSFSSPGVYEGTVFSRIFQILYRNEDISVNDCMVFKVHLLLDGARLEDALSEVDFQLKLDLHFTENEQQLSDIATVPLISSRTLNLHFHPQRGLHHHVPVMFDYFHLSVISVSIHASLVALHQPLISFARNGKGSWLGKSSPENTSDPAAISVENLVFGAGYCKPINSEGSFYVPSEDCLQRAHTWHRRLCRLLLSAYRGLNSYCTALNKEVPQLQPIPVETEVLPVEESLNQLAVQLQLQEGHEKVAEKISKDVDHLCTQLAALWSHFLQSSLLNPHVLTYLAQEHHTLRVRRFSEAYFFTEHPKEKSLTFQEELINRQSQIATEVRCSDYLAKMPPLPVECLDIDGDFNSLPIIFEDRYVEFSQTDWLPHVPILTTSDGQNDVSGNVVATKRTHLDNLRAKCLEEPSQDPLDSDDCMDLTTYVSQIGKQSSNIDCKHTRNIIEEITEPPGSDLQQSSVGEIVMETSCHLNSPPKEGIQKNANVLLIPENHNDQFNPSKDNQMSEDIEFKGRFTEDLNTDHAPVSTLIVSTTCISPSSPGGFRREPTNRVGGPIFSKIIKRSSSVISDSGIESEPSSVAWPVETALQTRPPLDFSSEREIPRHKVFRHPVLRSSLEGLQMESNGSLPSGGIQASLTSISSLPYEDERVQSPGGKLTKSVSAPQISSPDDNEEKCAASGQELHATTYSASVFEPKSTTNECTSGTISSEMLNLPQNVLETDKSESAQSHQSAKGLSTMESSVKDSYKEDVDIHIDGGVSHGVSVEDVHLAARTTSCIEENGISTGGDGELDGQTKTPKVPNSGLAFVNKKMVEVVNMSVSCAPTCLPFSSVLRDSPSMSGMSTRQTTSPITNQPLGSFGIISSTLTNLDQETNQRMLSFFKAKEELFKGMSFQGGLYSDLPRLASDLPYFPPEEDDEEFDDGIHLVVCVHGLDGNSADLRLVKTFIELGLPGSRLDFLMSERNQTDTFADFDTMTDRLLDEIIQHIQLYNLTIGRISFIGHSLGNVIIRSVLTRPRFRCYLPRCHTFLSLSGPHLGTLYNNSTLVSTGLWLMQKLKKSGSLLQLTFRDHLDPRKTFLYLLSQKPGLQYFKNVVLVASPQDRYVPFHSARIEMCKTALRDKTTGPVYTEMINNLLRPLTEARDCRLIRQNVFHALPNTANTLIGRAAHIAVLDSELFLEKFFLVAGLDYFK from the exons TCCTTTACAGGAATGAGGATATCAGCGTCAATGACTGCATGGTTTTCAAAGTGCACCTGCTATTGGATGGAGCCAGG ttggagGATGCCCTGAGCGAAGTAGATTTCCAGTTGAAGCTGGATCTGCACTTTACTGAAAATGAACAACA ATTATCGGACATCGCCACCGTCCCGTTGATCAGCAGCCGCACCCTCAACCTTCACTTCCACCCTCAGAGAGGCTTGCATCATCATGTTCCTGTCATGTTCGACTATTTCCATCTGTCCGTCATTTCCGTCTCCATCCACGCCTCACTGGTTGCCTTACATCAGCCGCTAATCAG CTTTGCTCGAAATGGGAAGGGTTCCTGGCTGGGCAAAAGTTCACCAGAGAATACTAGTGACCCAGCTGCAATTTCGGTGGAAAACCTGGTGTTTGGTGCGGGTTACTGCAAGCCCATCAACTCCGAG GGGAGCTTTTACGTGCCCAGTGAGGACTGTTTGCAAAGAGCTCATACATGGCACAGAAGACTCTGTCGCCTCCTGCTGTCTGCATATCGAGGCCTCAATAGCTACTGCACTGCATTAAACAAAGAAGTTCCACAACTACAGCCCATCCCAGTGGAAACAG AAGTCCTGCCTGTAGAAGAGTCACTAAATCAACTCGCTGTACAGTTACAG CTCCAGGAGGGCCATGAGAAGGTGGCTGAGAAGATCAGCAAAGATGTGGACCACCTCTGCACGCAACTAGCTGCCCTATGGAGCCACTTCCTCCAATCTTCTCTGCTTAATCCTCACGTCTTGACCTACTTAGCCCAGGAACATCACACacttagg gtgAGGAGATTTTCAGAGGCGTATTTCTTCACCGAACATCCCAAAGAAAAATCGTTGACGTTTCAAGAAGAGTT AATTAACAGACAAAGTCAGATTGCCACAGAAGTTCGTTGCTCAGACTACTTGGCCAAGATGCCTCCTTTACCTGTCGAGTGCCTGGACATTGATGGTGACTTCAATAGTCTTCCTATCATCTTTGAAGATAGATATGTGGAGTTTTCGCAAACAG ATTGGTTACCCCATGTGCCGATTCTCACCACGTCTGACGGTCAGAACGACGTCAGTGGAAATGTAGTGGCTACCAAAAGGACTCATCTGGATAATTTAAGAGCCAAATGCTTAGAGGAGCCGTCCCAGGATCCTTTGGATAGTGACGACTGCATGGATTTGACTACATATGTGTCTCAGATAGGAAAACAGAGCAGCAACATCGATTGTAAACATACTCGGAATATAATAGAGGAAATAACTGAACCACCAGGATCAGATCTACAGCAATCATCCGTTGGAGAAATCGTCATGGAAACGTCATGCCATCTCAATTCTCCTCCAAAAGAGGGAATTCAAAAGAATGCAAATGTTCTTCTTATACCAGAAAATCACAACGACCAGTTTAATCCCTCAAAGGACAACCAAATGAGTGAGGACATCGAGTTCAAGGGTCGCTTCACAGAAGACTTAAATACCGACCACGCCCCCGTTAGCACTTTGATCGTCTCCACGACTTGCATTTCACCGTCATCCCCCGGCGGATTCCGAAGAGAGCCGACCAACCGAGTAGGAGGCCCGATCTTCTCCAAGATCATAAAGCGCTCGTCCTCGGTCATTTCCGATTCGGGCATCGAGAGCGAGCCCAGCTCGGTGGCGTGGCCCGTGGAGACGGCGCTCCAAACTCGGCCTCCTTTGGATTTCTCAAGCGAACGTGAAATTCCACGGCACAAAGTGTTTCGCCATCCGGTACTACGAAGCTCTCTGGAAGGCCTTCAAATGGAGAGTAATGGTAGCCTCCCAAGTGGAGGTATACAAGCCTCCTTGACGTCCATAAGCTCTTTACCTTATGAAGATGAACGTGTGCAGAGCCCAGGTGGAAAACTCACCAAATCCGTGTCTGCGCCGCAGATAAGTAGCCCGGATGATAATGAGGAGAAGTGTGCGGCATCAGGTCAGGAATTACACGCCACGACATATTCCGCATCGGTTTTTGAACCCAAATCAACGACAAACGAGTGCACCAGCGGGACGATTAGTTCAGAAATGTTAAATCTACCGCAAAATGTTTTAGAAACCGATAAATCTGAGTCGGCGCAAAGTCACCAGTCAGCTAAAGGCCTCAGCACCATGGAGAGCTCCGTTAAGGACAGCTATAAAGAGGATGTTGATATTCACATCGATGGAGGTGTCTCTCATGGTGTCTCTGTGGAGGATGTGCATCTAGCGGCGAGAACGACGTCATGCATAGAAGAGAATGGGATATCAACCGGTGGCGACGGGGAACTAGACGGCCAGACAAAGACGCCCAAGGTCCCCAACTCAGGCCTGGCTTTCGTGAATAAGAAGATGGTGGAAGTGGTGAACATGTCCGTGTCCTGCGCGCCCACCTGTTTGCCCTTTTCCTCTGTTCTAAGAGACTCTCCGTCCATGAGTGGCATGTCAACTCGTCAGACTACCTCGCCTATTACCAATCAGCCCTTGGGGTCTTTTGGTATCATCTCCTCAACGTTGACCAATCTGGACCAGGAGACCAATCAACGCATGCTGag TTTCTTCAAAGCCAAAGAGGAGCTATTTAAGGGGATGAGCTTCCAAGGTGGTCTATACAGTGACCTTCCTCGACTGGCATCTGACCTTCCCTACTTCCCCCCTGAAGAGGACGATGAGGAATTTGACGATGGCATCCACCTGGTGGTCTGCGTGCACGGGCTGGACG GAAACAGTGCAGACCTTCGCTTGGTGAAGACCTTCATTGAGTTAGGCCTGCCTGGTTCACGACTGGATTTCCTCATGTCTGAAAGAAACCAG ACTGATACGTTTGCGGATTTCGATACTATGACGGATAGATTGCTGGATGAGATTATTCAACACATTCAATTGTATAATCTCACTATTGGCAGGATTAG TTTTATCGGTCACTCTCTGGGGAACGTCATCATTCGCTCGGTGTTGACGAGGCCTCGATTCCGTTGCTATCTACCCAGATGTCATACCTTCCTCTCGCTATCTGGCCCACATTTGGGCACGTTGTACAACAACAGCACGCTGGTCAGCACAG GTCTCTGGCTGATGCAGAAGCTGAAAAAATCCGGATCTTTGCTACAGCTCACCTTCAGAGATCACTTGGATCCTCGCAAAACCTTCCTTTATCTCTTAAGTCAAAAACCAG GGCTTCAGTACTTCAAGAATGTGGTGTTGGTGGCGTCTCCACAAGATCGCTATGTTCCTTTCCACTCGGCTCGAATAGAGATGTGCAAAACTGCTCTCAGAGACAAAACTACag GACCCGTCTACACGGAGATGATCAACAACCTTCTGCGACCTCTGACGGAGGCCAGAGATTGTCGTCTGATTCGTCAAAATGTTTTCCACGCTCTCCCCAACACGGCCAACACACTGATTGGTCGAGCCGCTCATATCGCCGTCTTAGACTCGGAACTTTTCTTGGAGAAGTTCTTTTTGGTGGCGGGATTGGACTACTTCAAATAA